From Astyanax mexicanus isolate ESR-SI-001 chromosome 11, AstMex3_surface, whole genome shotgun sequence, the proteins below share one genomic window:
- the LOC103043689 gene encoding acetylcholinesterase collagenic tail peptide-like isoform X2 has product MIGLVIVLLQICTARAVIFSKQLSAATEQDYTCKLRICRICTVPPPPPPFPPFSQRDVLMVDLTEYLTGPKGDKGERGLKGQMGQTGEIGPQGIPGAPGVIGSPGQKGERGARGWMGAPGEDGLPGTYKGVRGYRGISGKKGLKGEPGTPGEKGNPGYSGQKGEKGETGLKGSTGLKGLDGLRGVPGTRGKFGIKGNAGRRGEAGYRGTLGRPGSTGQPGEQGQVYLIPGHKGAKGTMGPSVECNCSGPNFVERNPTTNAQHAENVPQIYIVDSEEDMSEFTKENMIVLRRDTHTLHVFSGSGWTRVQGYTSS; this is encoded by the exons ATGATTGGGTTGGTCATTGTTCTGCTGCAAATCTGTACAGCAAGGGCAGTGATTTTCAGTAAACAGCTGTCTGCAGCTACAG AACAAGACTATACATGTAAGCTGCGGATTTGTAGAATATGTACAGTTCCTCCTCCACCCCCACCATTTCCTCCATTCAGTCAGCGGGATGTACTCATG GTCGATTTAACAGAGTATCTAACTGGACCCAAAGGTGACAAG GGAGAGAGGGGACTGAAGGGGCAGATG GGCCAAACTGGTGAAATAGGGCCACAGGGAATCCCAGGAGCCCCAGGTGTGATTGGTTCACCAGGACAAAAG GGTGAGAGAGGAGCGAGAGGTTGGATGGGGGCTCCTGGTGAGGACGGACTTCCTGGGACATACAAA GGTGTGAGAGGATATAGAGGCATCAGT GGAAAGAAAGGGTTAAAAGGTGAACCAGGAACTCCAGGTGAAAAG GGAAATCCAGGCTACTCTGGCCAGAAAGGAGAAAAG GGTGAAACGGGTCTAAAGGGTTCCACTGGTCTGAAAGGCTTGGATGGACTAAGAGGAGTTCCTGGAACCAGAGGCAAATTT GGGATTAAAGGTAACGCTGGGCGACGAGGGGAAGCTGGCTATCGGGGTACACTGGGAAGACCAGGATCAACAGGACAACCTGGAGAACAGGGACAag TATATTTAATCCCTGGGCATAAAGGTGCAAAAGGAACAATGGGTCCATCGGTAGAGTGTAACTGCTCTGGGCCAAATTTCGTTGAGAGAAATCCCACGACAAATGCTCAACATGCAGAAAATGTGCCT CAGATCTATATTGTGGACAGTGAGGAGGATATGTCTGAGTTTACAAAAGAGAATATGATTGTTCTAAGAAGAGACACTCACACACTTCATGTCTTCTCCGGTTCTGGGTGGACCAGAGTCCAG GGATATACTTCGTCATAG
- the LOC103043689 gene encoding acetylcholinesterase collagenic tail peptide-like isoform X1 — protein sequence MIGLVIVLLQICTARAVIFSKQLSAATEQDYTCKLRICRICTVPPPPPPFPPFSQRDVLMTLGISQVDLTEYLTGPKGDKGERGLKGQMGQTGEIGPQGIPGAPGVIGSPGQKGERGARGWMGAPGEDGLPGTYKGVRGYRGISGKKGLKGEPGTPGEKGNPGYSGQKGEKGETGLKGSTGLKGLDGLRGVPGTRGKFGIKGNAGRRGEAGYRGTLGRPGSTGQPGEQGQVYLIPGHKGAKGTMGPSVECNCSGPNFVERNPTTNAQHAENVPQIYIVDSEEDMSEFTKENMIVLRRDTHTLHVFSGSGWTRVQGYTSS from the exons ATGATTGGGTTGGTCATTGTTCTGCTGCAAATCTGTACAGCAAGGGCAGTGATTTTCAGTAAACAGCTGTCTGCAGCTACAG AACAAGACTATACATGTAAGCTGCGGATTTGTAGAATATGTACAGTTCCTCCTCCACCCCCACCATTTCCTCCATTCAGTCAGCGGGATGTACTCATG acTCTGGGCATTTCCCAGGTCGATTTAACAGAGTATCTAACTGGACCCAAAGGTGACAAG GGAGAGAGGGGACTGAAGGGGCAGATG GGCCAAACTGGTGAAATAGGGCCACAGGGAATCCCAGGAGCCCCAGGTGTGATTGGTTCACCAGGACAAAAG GGTGAGAGAGGAGCGAGAGGTTGGATGGGGGCTCCTGGTGAGGACGGACTTCCTGGGACATACAAA GGTGTGAGAGGATATAGAGGCATCAGT GGAAAGAAAGGGTTAAAAGGTGAACCAGGAACTCCAGGTGAAAAG GGAAATCCAGGCTACTCTGGCCAGAAAGGAGAAAAG GGTGAAACGGGTCTAAAGGGTTCCACTGGTCTGAAAGGCTTGGATGGACTAAGAGGAGTTCCTGGAACCAGAGGCAAATTT GGGATTAAAGGTAACGCTGGGCGACGAGGGGAAGCTGGCTATCGGGGTACACTGGGAAGACCAGGATCAACAGGACAACCTGGAGAACAGGGACAag TATATTTAATCCCTGGGCATAAAGGTGCAAAAGGAACAATGGGTCCATCGGTAGAGTGTAACTGCTCTGGGCCAAATTTCGTTGAGAGAAATCCCACGACAAATGCTCAACATGCAGAAAATGTGCCT CAGATCTATATTGTGGACAGTGAGGAGGATATGTCTGAGTTTACAAAAGAGAATATGATTGTTCTAAGAAGAGACACTCACACACTTCATGTCTTCTCCGGTTCTGGGTGGACCAGAGTCCAG GGATATACTTCGTCATAG
- the LOC103043689 gene encoding acetylcholinesterase collagenic tail peptide-like isoform X3 produces MYSSSSTPTISSIQSAGCTHEYLTGPKGDKGERGLKGQMGQTGEIGPQGIPGAPGVIGSPGQKGERGARGWMGAPGEDGLPGTYKGVRGYRGISGKKGLKGEPGTPGEKGNPGYSGQKGEKGETGLKGSTGLKGLDGLRGVPGTRGKFGIKGNAGRRGEAGYRGTLGRPGSTGQPGEQGQVYLIPGHKGAKGTMGPSVECNCSGPNFVERNPTTNAQHAENVPQIYIVDSEEDMSEFTKENMIVLRRDTHTLHVFSGSGWTRVQGYTSS; encoded by the exons ATGTACAGTTCCTCCTCCACCCCCACCATTTCCTCCATTCAGTCAGCGGGATGTACTCATG AGTATCTAACTGGACCCAAAGGTGACAAG GGAGAGAGGGGACTGAAGGGGCAGATG GGCCAAACTGGTGAAATAGGGCCACAGGGAATCCCAGGAGCCCCAGGTGTGATTGGTTCACCAGGACAAAAG GGTGAGAGAGGAGCGAGAGGTTGGATGGGGGCTCCTGGTGAGGACGGACTTCCTGGGACATACAAA GGTGTGAGAGGATATAGAGGCATCAGT GGAAAGAAAGGGTTAAAAGGTGAACCAGGAACTCCAGGTGAAAAG GGAAATCCAGGCTACTCTGGCCAGAAAGGAGAAAAG GGTGAAACGGGTCTAAAGGGTTCCACTGGTCTGAAAGGCTTGGATGGACTAAGAGGAGTTCCTGGAACCAGAGGCAAATTT GGGATTAAAGGTAACGCTGGGCGACGAGGGGAAGCTGGCTATCGGGGTACACTGGGAAGACCAGGATCAACAGGACAACCTGGAGAACAGGGACAag TATATTTAATCCCTGGGCATAAAGGTGCAAAAGGAACAATGGGTCCATCGGTAGAGTGTAACTGCTCTGGGCCAAATTTCGTTGAGAGAAATCCCACGACAAATGCTCAACATGCAGAAAATGTGCCT CAGATCTATATTGTGGACAGTGAGGAGGATATGTCTGAGTTTACAAAAGAGAATATGATTGTTCTAAGAAGAGACACTCACACACTTCATGTCTTCTCCGGTTCTGGGTGGACCAGAGTCCAG GGATATACTTCGTCATAG